The genomic stretch AATTCCATGGATCCACCAGAAGCCTAAGCTACAGTTTTCAGCATTGCATTCTGTACTGCTATTTTAGTAGGCAAGGCAGGAATTGCACCTCTCTCTGTGACGGTTATCGCACCGCAGGCGTTGGCGAACTCAAGTGCAACTCTTAATCCATCCTCATTCTGAAGAACATGATTTAGACGTGACAAGTATCAATAAGCATGCTGCTATATAATATGTCGTTGATCAATTATAGTAATGCTCGAACCATTTTGGGCCATAATCAATTTCATGGAAATTATTAAAATTTTGAGAAATAGTAGTAAGGGCGGTTTTAGGAAGTGTATTGTAGCAAATGGTGTGAAAAGTTAAATTAGAAGCAAGGAGTGGACGGTTAAGGGTTAAAGAGAAAGAGACGAAAAAGCTAGAATTACTCGTTCACACTTGACACTCGGTCAATAACGGAAATATATATATTTTGGCCAGGATATCGATTTTAGTAGTGTTGAACAACAAAAAAACAGTTGAAAGCGACACTCACACAAAAAAGCCTAAAATATTTTTTATAAGAGAGcgtccacaacaacaacaaaaaaacttGCAAATACAACTTTCGAGTCAAAGGGTACCTTAATCAAGTCAATATCGGCAGCTAGTTGGAATAGAATTCCAGCAACAAAGGCATCACCAGCACCAGTCGTGTCCACTGCATCTACTTTAACACCTCCAACCCTCCCACTGAATTCCTGCAAATATATTAAATTTGAAAATGTGTTCTAATTTCTTCTTTGTTTGTTTTTCCGTTATCACAACTGCAAAATGAACAGCTCAGGAGATTCTGCTAAGTTGCAGACACCCGTGAGACTGAGTGATTAGAAGGGGAGTCTAACTCTAAGAATATGGAAACCACAACCTTTAACTTCCAAATCCAAATCCTGAGTTGATCACTTTTTATTGAAGAGGACTTTCCGCTTCCCTTGGAGCCAATCATTCACTAACTTTAGTTTTTATGGTCTCTTTATTGTAAATAGCGGTCATTTCATGCAATTCtcaatataattttcataatggGTCACTTTGGAACAACATCAACCCTAAAGACAAGGTTGCCCACATCTGAGTATCTGACCACCTATCCCAGATTTTCAAGAGGCAGTAAGCCGCAGGCTAAGGTAATGTGATATAAATTAAAGAGAGTGCACTAGAGCATTAGAAAACTATAGAAGAGGAAAAAAATTGTCCTATAGAGTGTAGGCTTAGAGGCCTCACCTTCGTATAATATCTGCAGCCCTCTGATCCCTCAGTCACAAGCAACAACTTGAGGTTTGGATGGAACAATTTACGCACAACGTTATCATCATAGGGATCTTCTCCTTGTGTCAAAAAGGAAATTTCATCTTCACTAACCTACGTCCACGTGAACTGTCAGTCTCAGCTTTCCACAATCCATATCATCCTTATTTGGCCGATTTGCATATTACTACCTATTAAAGTCAATTATTTTTAAATTACTACCTAATATAACTAATTATGCAACTTACTATCTACAACACTACAACTAACTTCATCCTACTACTAGATTGACGGAAAATGGGACTAAGTAACATTTTAGTCACCTAAGCATACTACCTTTAATGTCTAATGACTATTATGCCCTTATTATACCACCCTTACATTAACTCATTCTAACTCTCACCCTCATCATTTTAACTTAAATTGCCCAAATTTAGTATCTTTTTACCTTCTCCATCAAAGCCCTCTAGCTTGCACCATTGCTGACCCATCTTTCGTCTTTAATTCATcttcaatttccttattttttatgttgtttatttttcgtATTTCTTAATTTGATACCATAATTTCATAGTGAGTATGCATATTTGTAAAATTTGGGGGGTTTTTGTGTGTTCCATAATTTCAATTGGAAAATTGGGGTTTTTTTCATACTAGATGTAGATTAATCACCTTTATTTCGTCTTTAATTATCGAAAATATTGTAGATTAATTCTTAATTTCGTTTTTAATTCTTGAAAATTGGGTCTTTAATTCTTAATTTGATTTTAAGAAAGTGGAAGTATATAAAAAGAGACTAAGCGAGATTGAGAGGAGAGAATGTGAAAGAGATATAAAGCTCAAATTACCCAGTTCAATTGAAGATGAAATGAAGAAGATGAAATGAAGGAGATGAATGAGAAAGTAAGGGGATTGATAATAAGAGAAGAGGAGTTGAATTAGAAAGGGCAGATTTGgtataaattatgttttgaaatAAAAGAGGAGGAAGTATGGCTGACTCAGGCCATTTTTTGAGGATTAGTCCCAATTTCCGGCAAGCAGGTAGTAAGATTAGTGTTATTGCAACTTTGCGGGTAGTAACTCGAATAATTAAGTATATATGGTAGTAAAATACAAATTTCTGACTATATTAGGTAGTAATTTGTCATTTATCCTTATTTTTAATATagatttttttttggtaataCGATAAAGGAAACATAACCAGGCAAACTTAAACTGGCCTCCTACCTTGATGATATCAGCCGTATCCCAAATGCTAAGTATCCCTTCTCGGGCGCTCTCAGCAGTTGACCATAATGGAAGCCTTAAGTTAGGATCATAGGAGAGAAGAACACCAGCATCTTTTGCGGCTTTAGTAGCAGCAATATGAGCTGACTTGCATGGTTCAGTGATCAAGCTTATAGACCCATAATGAAATATCTTAGCctatcaaaacaattaaacaaaattAATATATATTCTTCTTTCTATATTAAATTTTTCACATCAAATTGCATGAATCGCTATACAATCAGACGTATGGATTGATTCAGTTAGTCACATATAAAATAATAACTCATGGGCCTCAGGTTCAAACCCTTGCGAGAATCCGGGAACAATTAGTCTGAATTATGTCTTCTTGAGTCAAAGACTGTCATCTTCATGAAAAAAAGTCTGCTTAATTTTGTGTACTTGGTTTGCACACTGCCACGTATTCTCAGTCATTTTTCGTTTTATTTTTATTAGCTTCGCACTTACTTTCTGAAAGAAGCAAGGGACAGAAAGTACCTTGGTGATGAGATCAAAATCAAGCTCAGATTCCTGAAGCAGCATGTCAGCACTGGGATTACGGTAAAACATGAATTCTCGTTCCCCATCTTTCCTTAATGTCACAAAAGCTAAAGCTGTACGAGCACCAGGATCAAACCGCATTCCATCACTGTTCACgttattttccttcaaaatgtcAGCAAGCATGTAGCCAAACTCATCTTCACCAACCTGAATGTGTAGGTGGAAGAATGCATAAGCAATGGGTAACGAAAAAATGTTTTAGGACAAAACTACTTCATTCACCATGTTTTTCAAGTTATAGCCATAGGTTAAAGGAGGTACAAAATCCTCTCACATGGAAGTATTTATGATGAATTCCACAGGCTTCAAAAGCAGAGCTCTCATGAGTGTGAAACACCCCCCACATTTCCACCCAGTCATTACAGACTTAAAGTAGAAAACCGCCCCAAAGAGTAGGGTACCAAAGGGTAGTTTGATAAACGCCAGGAACCGAAGTGATATTAGCTCATATATCAAGGCACCAAAATCAAAATTTCCTTTCAGAAATGAGGGGCTGACACAACCTATAATGGCAAACTTGTTACCTTGCCAATGAATGCTGATGACCCTCCAAGACGAGCGATTCCCACAGCAACATTGGCTGGAGCACCACCAGGAGCCTTTTTAAATGCCGGTGCTTCAGCTAATGAAAGCCCACTGATGGTCGGGACAAAGTCAATAAGCATTTCCCCGAAGCAAACAACAAGTGAATCTTGTGCCTCTAATGGGCCATTGTTACCAGGTTGTGCTCTAGCTACACAAGAGTTAAGAGTAAACAGAGCTGTCAGCATCTCAAATAACAATAACCTTGCATTTCATTGTGAAAAAGGCTTGGGGATTCAAGGTTTCATAGCTTAATTTAATGTAACAAATCGAAATCCCACCCCCAAAAACTTAAGGCTACACCACTTCTACTTTAAAATCTTTATGATCTCACACCGCCACTAGGCACTAGCCATAACAACAAAGTCCTAGTTTCAGAATAATTTGGAGACAGCTATATTATGATCACAAGTCTACATTGTTTAATTTAAATTTGAGGGTACTTTACTAAATTAGCACAATAATGTAAAATGGTTAACTAAATCATCTATGCTCTATGTTTACTTAATCTTCATATGGGAAAGTCTTGATTTTATGAAACAATTTTTATCACGTTGATCAGAAACAACCTCTTTGTATTATTAATGTAAGGGAAAAGGCTACCTACATCTCACCCCCTCCCTTATTTAGCTTATGAAACTAGCATTCAAAACCATAGACACAAACTAACGATGCTTCGCGTTTCAATGTTTCAAACATAATAATCTGGGTATGGTTTAATTGGAATCTACATGATCACACTATGAAATGATCAAAACGCAGCACTAGTATCAAACTCACATTGAACCCATGACTGCCTTTAAAACCCGTCAGCATCAAAAGCGCCTTTGTGTCTGGCGACGATCTCGCCTAATTAATAAGGATCACTTTACTTTACTTTATTAACCAAATGAGCATATAACTCAAAAGGTACGGTAGTGAATCACAAAAAAGTCCACCTAAATTTCACGCCATCTCTACATTTTTCCACCATAAAGAGTAAAGACTACAACGACCAATAACCACCTTTTAAAATCACGGGTAATCTCTAAAATAGATAAAAAGATAATGTTCCAGATTACAATCAATAAAGTTTTTAAAATCATCCAAATTCCAATAAAGTTTTTATCCTTTTTACCTGCATTTTTTGCTTAGCTAACTTCACCTGAATTCAATTCTCATATGAGATCGTCtcatgataatattatcacagtaGGATAACAAACAAGCAAATATATACAGTATATGAAGAGGAAGAACCGAGTACCTTTCAAAACATGCCGTCGGAAGGAATGGACCGGTGAACTGGCGGCGGGTCGCCGTAAAAACAAGGTGGGCCCGGAAATTTGGTTAGTGGGACAATCAAGCTTAGAAGATAAGGATATAAATTGAAATGGGCATGTAGTTAAAgccatttatttatttaattgatcaaTCTAATTGAACTTATAAAAAAAAACTATGATTATGGATTATTAAGCAAAGTTTAGTTGATTGACCAAAATTTGTAAAAGGGTATTGTAAGATTGAT from Silene latifolia isolate original U9 population chromosome 2, ASM4854445v1, whole genome shotgun sequence encodes the following:
- the LOC141643200 gene encoding putative fructokinase-6, chloroplastic isoform X2, giving the protein MALTTCPFQFISLSSKLDCPTNQISGPTLFLRRPAASSPVHSFRRHVLKARAQPGNNGPLEAQDSLVVCFGEMLIDFVPTISGLSLAEAPAFKKAPGGAPANVAVGIARLGGSSAFIGKVGEDEFGYMLADILKENNVNSDGMRFDPGARTALAFVTLRKDGEREFMFYRNPSADMLLQESELDFDLITKVSEDEISFLTQGEDPYDDNVVRKLFHPNLKLLLVTEGSEGCRYYTKEFSGRVGGVKVDAVDTTGAGDAFVAGILFQLAADIDLIKNEDGLRVALEFANACGAITVTERGAIPALPTKIAVQNAMLKTVA
- the LOC141643200 gene encoding putative fructokinase-6, chloroplastic isoform X1, with the translated sequence MALTTCPFQFISLSSKLDCPTNQISGPTLFLRRPAASSPVHSFRRHVLKARAQPGNNGPLEAQDSLVVCFGEMLIDFVPTISGLSLAEAPAFKKAPGGAPANVAVGIARLGGSSAFIGKVGEDEFGYMLADILKENNVNSDGMRFDPGARTALAFVTLRKDGEREFMFYRNPSADMLLQESELDFDLITKAKIFHYGSISLITEPCKSAHIAATKAAKDAGVLLSYDPNLRLPLWSTAESAREGILSIWDTADIIKVSEDEISFLTQGEDPYDDNVVRKLFHPNLKLLLVTEGSEGCRYYTKEFSGRVGGVKVDAVDTTGAGDAFVAGILFQLAADIDLIKNEDGLRVALEFANACGAITVTERGAIPALPTKIAVQNAMLKTVA